Proteins from one Haloarchaeobius litoreus genomic window:
- a CDS encoding GtrA family protein, with protein sequence MSEDERVAGRTDADEAGTDGGTAGLLDGDAAELVSGTRFGQFASVGVVGALFDVTTSTALKELGVFPELAVFIGIEVAVVVMFLLNDSWTFSGQGHDGLLATLRRLARSNLVRLGGIAVQLATFGFVYRVIALELTVATIDGWFVLSKVTGIGVAMFVNYVAESLFTWRVHAE encoded by the coding sequence ATGAGTGAGGACGAGCGCGTGGCGGGGCGGACCGACGCCGACGAGGCCGGGACCGACGGCGGGACGGCCGGTCTCCTCGACGGCGACGCCGCCGAACTCGTCTCCGGTACCCGGTTCGGCCAGTTCGCCTCCGTCGGCGTCGTCGGCGCGCTGTTCGACGTGACCACCTCGACCGCGCTGAAGGAGCTCGGCGTCTTCCCGGAGCTCGCGGTCTTCATCGGCATCGAGGTCGCCGTCGTCGTCATGTTCCTGCTCAACGACAGCTGGACGTTCTCCGGGCAGGGCCACGACGGCCTCCTGGCGACGCTCCGCCGGCTCGCCCGCTCGAACCTCGTCCGCCTCGGCGGTATCGCCGTGCAGCTCGCGACGTTCGGATTCGTCTACCGGGTCATCGCCCTCGAACTCACGGTCGCGACCATCGACGGCTGGTTCGTCCTCTCGAAGGTCACCGGCATCGGCGTCGCCATGTTCGTCAACTACGTCGCCGAGAGTCTGTTCACCTGGCGCGTCCACGCGGAATAA
- a CDS encoding NUDIX domain-containing protein, with amino-acid sequence MDVTDPRERYDDLLTERRTWEVDAETFAAMDDNEAFTAGWVTIGVALDGDGRVLLVYNADDEQWVVPGGSVKPGETLPEALVRELDEETGVRVEPVRPHAAVENVIEYEGRTRSFTTVAFEADPTTTAVGENLGEDDEAIERADWFAELPEETFEREFATRLLERVR; translated from the coding sequence ATGGACGTGACTGACCCACGAGAGCGGTACGACGACCTGCTGACGGAGCGCCGTACGTGGGAGGTCGACGCGGAGACGTTCGCCGCGATGGACGACAACGAGGCGTTCACCGCGGGCTGGGTCACCATCGGCGTCGCGCTGGACGGCGACGGCCGGGTCCTGCTGGTGTACAACGCCGACGACGAGCAGTGGGTGGTCCCCGGCGGGAGCGTCAAGCCCGGTGAGACGCTTCCCGAGGCCCTCGTCAGGGAACTCGACGAGGAGACCGGGGTGCGGGTCGAGCCGGTGCGGCCTCACGCCGCGGTCGAGAACGTCATCGAGTACGAGGGGCGCACCCGCTCGTTCACGACGGTCGCGTTCGAGGCGGACCCGACGACAACCGCGGTCGGGGAGAACCTGGGCGAGGACGACGAGGCCATCGAACGCGCGGACTGGTTCGCGGAACTGCCGGAGGAGACGTTCGAGCGCGAGTTTGCGACACGGCTGCTCGAACGCGTCCGCTAG